The genomic segment AAAATATTTGCAATACGATTATTATCACTAAAGTTTTTTTCATCATTTTACTCCTTAATATCTAATGGTTTTAATATTTATTTATGCCATTCTCAATCAGGGATGATTGAGTTACATAACGACATTATCTCGAAATTCCCTTTCTCAAACTGATTACAAAAACAGCTCCGCTCGGTTGATTATCTTCAACGAAAATATTACCACCATAATTTCTTATTGTTTGCTCTACTACATACAAACCAATGCCGGTATGACCGCTCTCTCCGGAGAAGAACCCTTTATCGAAAACGTTGTATTTGATTTCATCCGGAATTCCTGATCCGTTATCACGCACTTTTATTTCACACAATTCTTCATTGGGATTTATTTCAATATCTACTTTAGTAGCCTTTCCATGATTTATCGAATTGTTTATTAAATTTTCAAAGACAGAAGATATTTCATTATCCCCATAAACCGTTCCTTTGCCGGAGATGCTAATTTCAATCCCATCGAAATCTTTAATAATATTGTTTAACATAGGCACTAATTCAATTTTTTTCAGATTAGAATGAGAATCTATGAAAGACTCTTGTTCACGATGTCTTTCGATCAGATCAAGTGATTTCTGAACTTGCTTTTGGATTTCAGAAAGCATTTTCGGGTCGTGCTCAATGTTGAATAGGTTAACGGCACTATTAATAACTATCAAGTCATTGGTTATGTCATGA from the Candidatus Cloacimonadota bacterium genome contains:
- a CDS encoding ATP-binding protein, with the translated sequence WLIANDADLELFSLQNTDYFGKTDAELAEFTDPIYKEAFLLCVETDEKSWQAKTLSRGNEVIPTVNGTKKVYDVIKVPLFKSDGARKGLVVLGRDITERKQAEEEIKIARERLGITNSILRHDITNDLIVINSAVNLFNIEHDPKMLSEIQKQVQKSLDLIERHREQESFIDSHSNLKKIELVPMLNNIIKDFDGIEISISGKGTVYGDNEISSVFENLINNSINHGKATKVDIEINPNEELCEIKVRDNGSGIPDEIKYNVFDKGFFSGESGHTGIGLYVVEQTIRNYGGNIFVEDNQPSGAVFVISLRKGISR